The window GCCCATCAACAACGCGGCGATCGTAAAAATCGGCAGCGCCAGAACGAGCTTGATGCCGCCCAGCATGCTGTAGTTCAATCCACCCGGAACGGCAAAGGTGTACTTCGACGCGAGCCCGAGATTCGCGATGCCGCTGAGGAGCAACATGCCCGTAGCGATGCCCACGACCATCGCCCAGCGCGAGCGAACGCCTTGATGGACCTCGGCTCGTTTTTCCGCATCCATGCCGAGCAATGTCGGCAACAGCGCGAACCGCATGAAGATGGTGCCACCCATCAGCGTGATGGCGCCCAGGATGTGCGTGTAACGCAGGAGCAAATTGACAAAAAACAGCGGGTCTTCCATTGCGGGCCAATCAGGTGGAATGTTTGAAGTTGACTGGCCCCCAGTGTAGCCATCACCTGCCGCGCAGTGTATTGGTTCACCGCCGCTGATTACTGGGCGAGCAGCTTTTCGACCTCTTCCGCCAGCTCTTGCTCACGGTTAAAGATTTTGACCATCCCCTTTTTGTCGACCAGCCAAACTTCGGGAATCGCGTTCACACCGTACTTTTGCGCAAAGCTGTTTTCCCAACCTTTGCCTTCAAAGCAATTTGGCCAACTCATCTCTTTGTCGGCAATGACTTCCTTCAGCTTGTCTTTGTCGCTGTCGAGCGAGATGCCAACCACTTCAAAGCCCTTGTCCTTCAACTTCTTGTAGGTCGCCACGACCTTCGGCATTTCGCGCATGCAGGGTGGACACCAAGTGGCCCAGAAATCAACCAGCACCACTTTGCCGCGCAGCTTGGCGAGATCAACCTCGCGTCCATCAACGGCTTGGAAAGAAAGCTCCAGCGGCTTGCTGATGAGTTCCTGGCGAACGCGAACCCATTTGAGCTTGGCAGTAGCTCGCTCCGCGATATCCGAGCGCTTGCTCTCGCTGAGAGCGACAAGATTCCTTTCGGCGTCTTCGCTCTCGGCAGCCGAATCGACCAGAATATTCAACAATGCATTTTCATGCTTGCCGTCGGGGTAATGCGTCACGTGCTTTTCGAACGCCTCAGTGACGCTCGCCAGTTTGCTTTTCCCGGCAACCAAGTCACGAGCTTGCACTTGCACGTTGAGCGCACTCACATCCTCCTTCAAATCATCCGGGATGTCTTTCGCACTGTTGATCTGCTGAAGAATCTCTTTCGATGTCAGGCCACCACCGCCGAGTTTTTCGCCCGTCTGTTGCAGAATGCGAACCTGCAGCAGCTTCAAATGCCAACGCCCCGGGTCGGTGGCGAATTTTTTGTAAAAGGCCGTTTGCTGCTTTTCGAAAACGTCGATCCCGCCCACGCCGTTCTTGAATAGTTCGCGTTGGATGGCGTTCGCGACGCTCTCGGCTGAATCGCCTGCCGGCAGATCAGAATCATCGGCCCAAGCCGTCATGCCGAGAAGGCAGATGCCAGTCAATGACCATAAGAATGACGTTCGCACCATGATCGGACTCCAGCAATCGGAGGATTGAATGAATAGTAGAGATCACGTCAATGTAATGGGTAATTACTAGTGTGACCATTGCTGACAGTTGCGGTGATTACATGTAGTTTTTAACGGTTTTCGTGCGGCAATCCGCTGCGGATTGTCGCCAATTGTTCAGATGCATACCGCAGCCCTTGACGCATTTATGCCACCTTTCGTAAGTTGCAAACCGGTTGGTTTCACCACCCGTTTTTCCTACTAGGTTCCCGCCAGTTCCAAGGCAGAATAGAACGCTTCGTGAACGGATTTGCTGATTTCACCATCGTCGAGGGACGCGGCTTTTACCGCCCCGTGCTAGAGACCACACTCGATGAAGCCGTCGCGCTAATCGCGGGCGCGATTCAACACGCGCGCGAACAAGGATTGAAGCAACTATTGGTCGATCAGCGCGGCCTCACTGGTTTCGAACCGCCGAATACTTTTCAGCGATATTACTTGATGAACCGCTGGGTCGAAGCAGCCGACAGCCGGGTGCAAGTGGCGATGATTCTCCGTCCTGAAATGGTGGACCCCGATAACTTCGGCCTGCGAGTGGCCGAGAATCGTGGCTTTCTCACGAACCGCTTCGAGACGGAAGAAGCCGCGATTGCCTGGTTCGACGGCAAGTAGCAGCCGTGACTGGCAGCGCGACTTTTCCGCCCCTCGCCAGTGGCGTGGCAGGTCTCTAAACTACGGGCAATTCTTCGCCCAACTTCGTTTTCGAGACTCCCATGCCCTCGTTCGACGCTACCGCCGTGCTGGCCCAACTCGATGCTGCTGCTACCGCGGGAAAAATCACCCCCGCCGCCGCGGCCAACGTTCGCATCTGGCTCACGGAGCCGCGCTACAGCGACTATGCCGAGGAAACCGCCCGCCACGTAACCGAGGGCAAATGGAAGGAACTGGACGACGCCTTCTGGACCATCATTCCCTTCGGCACCGGCGGCCGACGCGGCAAGATGTACCCCATCGGCTGCAATGCCATCAACGATCGGACGATCGGCGAAAGCGCGCAGGGCTTGGCCACGTATGTGCTCGAACAAAAGTTGCCCGCCGATCAACTGAGTTGCGGCATCGCCTATGACACACGCCACAACAGCCGGCGGTTTGCGGAACTGTGCGCGAGCATCATGGTCGCGAACGGTTTCAAGGTTTTTTTCCTCGACGACTATCGCAGCACGCCTGAGTTGTCGTTTCTCGTCCGCAATAAAAAGTGCGCCTGTGGCATCATGGTCACCGCGAGTCACAACCCGCCCAGCGACAACGCGGTGAAGGTCTACTGGTCGAGCGGTGCGCAGGTCATCCCGCCGCACGACAAAGCCATTGTCGATCGCGTAATGAACACCGACGTGATCAAGAAGACCGATTTCAACGCTGCCGTCGCAGAAGGCAAAGTCATCTTCTGCAAGGAAGAGGTCGACGAAGCCTTTTATCAAAACGTTTACGGCCAGAGCTTCTTCGGCCCGCGAAATATCAAGATCATTTATTCGCCCTTGCATGGCGTGGGCGAATCAGCCGTCATTCCCGTTTTGAAGCGCGACAATTTCCAAGACATCGAAATCTATGCTCCGCATCGCGAGCAGAGCGGCGATTTTCCAAACGTGCCCGGCCACGTTTCGAACCCGGAAAACGTCGAAGTGTTTGACGCAATCATTTCGCGAGCCTATACATCCGGCGCAGACGTGATTTTGGCGACTGATCCCGATTGCGACCGCATGGGCTGTGCAGCGCCGGTGAAGATTCCGCTGTCGAAAGATATGAAGCAAACGCCCTGGGCCACCTTTAACGGCAACCAGTTGGGCGTGCTCCTGGCCGACTATGTGTGTGAGCAGCGGAAGAAAAACGGGGGACTAACGAAGGATCACTTCCTGGTGACGACCCTCGTCACAACCCAAATGATTCGCCGCCTGGGAGAATCCTATGGAGTGAAGACCTACAACAACCTGCATGTCGGCTTTAAGTGGATTGCGAAGCAAATCGATGAAGGTGGGCCCGATTTATTCCTCTTCGGCACCGAGGAATCGCACGGCTTTCTCATCGGTCAATACGTGCGTGACAAGGACGGCGCTGCGGCCTGCATGCTGATGGCCGAGCTCGCTGCGGTTTGCAAGGACCAGAAGAAGACGATCCACGAACGGCTCGACTCACTCTATTGGCAACACGGCTACCACGGCGAACGGGTGCTGAACGTGACGATGCCCGGCTCGGCTGGCATGGCGCGGATGCAGTCGCTCATGGGCAACTTCCGCTCGAACCCGCCGACATCGCTCGCCGGCATCAAGGTGACGCAAGTTCGCGATTACAAGAACCTCACCACCACGCCCACCGGCGGCAAACCGACAAAGCTCGATGCCCCGCCCGCCGACATGGTCATTCTCGACCTCGAAGCCGAAGGCAACTACGTCGCCGTCCGCCCCAGCGGCACCGAGCCGAAGGTGAAGTTCTACATGTTCACCTACGTCCCCGCCGAACAACTCGCCGACCTCGATCGAACCAAGGAAGAAATGAACGAGCGAATGAAGGCGTATGAAACGGATCTGAAAGCCTTCGCAGATAAGGCCTAGTATTGGGCTGCGGCTAGAGCCCTGACTCGCTATAGCGGCGTGCCAATTCAGCAGGCAATTGGCCTGGCGCCAAATTACGGACATGCTCGCGCATTGCCAGTTTGTCGGCGGCGGTTGCTGCAAACCCTTGAACGGTGAAGCGGCCGCGAAAGATGCCGTCGTTCATCATTCCCAGCAGCACAGCCCGGGACATGGCGGACGTACTCCCACGATCAGGTCGAAGAAGCAGCAACTCAGCTCTTGCTCTACGGCGACCTGGCCCGCACTTCGCTCCCGGCAAACAGGTGCGGCTGCAATTTGGCGTTCTGACTAAACCCAAGGTGCCATGATTCCGTCCAATTCTATAAACTCGGCCGTTCATACTATCTTGGAAGACACCAAACAGTGATATTGTCACTCCACACAGTTTCTCTGGGCAGCATCGAAGATCGCATTTGCGGTGTGATCCCCAATCCAGGAACGCCATGGCCGTAATTAAACCTGCCCCCGGACGCATTGCGCGCATCCGGCAACGACTCTATTTGATTGAGGATGCCACCCGCGCCTCGGCGCAGGACGATAGCTCGCTAGTGAAACTCTCCTGCGTCGATGACGATGCTCAGGGACAAGAGCTGCAAGTCCTGTGGGAGCACGAAGTCGACGCCGAGATCATGACGGGCGAGGCCTGGGATGCAATCGCCCAGCGCGGCTTCGATCCACCTCGAATCTTCGCTGCCTACCTCAACACGCTTCGTTGGAATTGCGTGACTGCGACCAACCCCCGCTTGTTCCAGTCGCCGTTCCGAGCCGGCATCAAGCTCGACGCATACCAGCTCGAACCGCTGCGCAAAGCACTCCTCCTACCGCGGGTGAATCTGTTCATCGCCGACGACGTTGGCCTCGGCAAAACCATCGAAGCCGGGCTGATCGCTCGTGAGCTGCTGCTGCGCAAGAAGGTGCGCGACATCGTCATCTGCTGCCCGCCGTCGATGCTGCTGCAGTGGAAGGACGAGATGGCCAATCGTTTCGGCCTGGCTTTCGAGATTCTCGACAAAGTATACGTCACGCGCATCCGTCGAGAACGTGGCTACGGAGTCAATCCGTGGGAAACCCACACACGCTTCCTAGTTTCGCAGCGACTGTTGATCGATGAGGGATACACCAACCCGATGCGAGATTGGCTCCGGGAGTTCCGTCCAGGGTCGCTGCTCATTCTGGATGAAGCTCACCACGCGGCTCCGTCCAGCGGGCAAAAGTACGCCATCGATTCGCAGATCACCAAGACGGTCCGCGAACTTGCTCCGTGCTTCGAGCACCGGCTGTTTCTTTCCGCGACGCCGCACAACGGTCACTCGAATAGCTTCTCAGCGCTGCTAGAGATCCTCGATCCGCAGCGGTTCCTCCGCGGCACGCCGGTGCAGCAAAAGATGCTCGACGACGTGATGGTTCGCCGGCTGAAGGAGGACATCCGCGAGATCGATGGCGGCTTTCCGGAGCGGAAGGTCGTCCAAGTCACCATTCGCGATCTGCCGGCGGACGCGCCAGAACTCCAGCTTTCCAGCCTGCTTGATCAGTACCGCCAGCTGCGCGAAGAACGCCTCAGCGGCGAGACCAAACGCAAACAAGCCGCAGCAGGCCTGCTCATTACGGGCTTGCAACAGCGTCTACTTTCATCGATCGAGGCCTTTGCTCGTACTTTGCGAGTGCACCGCAAGACGATCGCCCGGCAATGGGAAGAAGTGAAATCCCTGGCAGCCGCCGCCAGCGCCAAGCCTGAACAACTTGAATTGCTGGCCGAGCCGGTTTCCAGCGACGATGACCGGGCCAACCTAACCGAACTGGAGTTGCAGGACGAAGAAGATGCTCAGATCGAAGCCGCGACGGCTGCCGGTATGGAGCCCGGCGGCAATACCAAACTAATCGCCAAGGAACAGCAACTCCTCGACCAGATGACCGAAATCGCCGACGCTGCTCGCCACCAGCCGGACGCCCGCACTCGCGAGCTCATCGCCTGGATTCGCAAAAGCATGCTCGCCGGTCGCAGCTGGAACGATCTCCGCATCATACTCTTCACCGAATACGACGACACGAAGCGTTATCTGCACCAGCAGCTCCAATCCGCGCTCGCCGGAACTGACGCGGTCGACGATCGCATCGCCATCTTTCATGGCCCCACGCCGCCGGAAGAACGCGACCGAATCAAACGTGCGTTCAACGCTCCGCCCGCTCAGCACCCCGTGCGGATTCTCATCGCGACCGACGCCGCTCGCGAAGGTCTCAACCTGCAGGCCCATTGCTGGAACCTGTTCCATTTCGACGTGCCGTGGAACCCGGCCCGCATGGAACAACGCAACGGCCGCATTGACCGCAAACTGCAGCCGAACGCCACTGTTTTTTGCCATTACTTTGTCTACGAGCAGCGACCCGAAGACCGCATTCTGCAGGCGCTCGTACGGAAAACGGAGACCATCAAAAAGGAGCTAGGCAGCTTATCGCAAGTGATCGACGCGAAACTAGCTAAGTCGCTCCAACATGGCATCCGTCGCAGCACGATCGACGAACTCGAATCCGACATCAGTGGGGCAGATCTCGACGCCAGCACGCGGCAGACGGTCGAGCATGAACTCGAAGCCGCCCGGCTTCCGCTCAACGAGGCCGGTGAACGCATCGATCCCAGCGACGCTCGCCGCCGTCAGGGCATTCGCCTGCAGATCGACAAGCTTCGTGACATCGTCAACGAATCCAAGGCTAGCATCGGCCTCGACGAAGATCATTTCCGCTCTGCCATCACCAGTGCGCTCGAATTGCTGAAAGTGCCCGGGCTTACCCCGACAAAAGCCGACGGCAATGGCCCGCCCCGCGCGGTCTTTCCCGCCATCGATCAACTTCCCGGTGCTGATCCCACATGGGTCGAAACCATGGATAGTCTCCGCAAGCCGCGCGAACGAGATGAAAAGTTCTGGGACTGGCGACGCAACTCTCCAATCCGGCCGATCGTCTTTGAAGACACTGGCAAACTCGCAGACGATGTCGTCCACCTGCACCTCGAGCATCGCGTTGTGCAGCGGCTCCTGGGCCGGTTCACGGCCCAAGGCTTTGTGCACCACGACTTGTCCCGTGCCTGCCTGGGCCAGACGACGGATGGCATTCCCCGCGTCATCCTCCTCGGCCGCCTCTGCCTCTATGGTCCGGGCGCTGCTCGTTTGCATGAGGAGCTGATCCCGATCACCGCCCGTTGGATCGATCCTCGCGATCGCAAAGCTCCGCTCGCTCCGTATGCACGCGACGCCGAACAGAAGACGATCCAGCTCCTCCAGCAAAGCCTCCTTCCCAAGCCAGACCAGCAGGTAACGTCGAAGGTTGAAGGCAATCTGCAGGGCTCAGCCACCAGCGACATTCAGCAGCTGCTTCCCCACCTCGAAACTCGTGGGCAGGAACTGGCCACCGAAGCCAGGCAGAAGCTCAAGGAACGTGGCCAGGCCGAAGCCAAGGCCATGAAGCAGATCCTGGAGACACAGCACAAGCACCTCAAGAAGTTGCTCGCCGAGCGGGCCAAGGAAGACGATCGGCAACTCCGGCTCCGTTTCGGCGAGGTCGAGGAGGAAATCCGTCAACTCAAAGCAGATGAAAAGTTCTGGGAAGCCCGCCTCCCCAAGCTGGAAGCGGAACTCGATTCTGAGCCCGCCCGCATTCAAGAGGTATACGACGTGAAGGCGCAACGCATCGAGCCAGTCGGCCTGGTCTATCTCTGGCCCGTCACTGGTTAAGTTCACCCTGCTGATCACCGGCTCCATCTTCTCCCATGTCTAATCCTCCCGAATATCGCGCCCACCAGGAATGGCTTGGCTACGTCCAGCCCGTGGGCCTTGTCGTGTCCATCCCCGCGCTGCTGAATGCCGAAGCCTATGTTCAGCGCAACGTCGCCGCAGATCATCAGCGGTTTCTGGCTTTGTTGCCGCGCGACGGCGATGGGCAAATCGTTTCTCAGATCCCGGACTTCCGCGTCTTTGCGCAAGAGGTCCTCGGCTGGGAATCGTCCGACATCGTCTCGCCGCCTGATTCTCTCAGCGTGCCGCTCCCCGCTTACGGCGAAACACTGTCCCCAAGTTTCTCGGTGCCCGATAGCAAAGCCAAGGACGAAACAAAGCCGTGGCTGATGCTCGTGCAGTCTGTGCCGGCGGACACCGATCTCGATGCGAACGGCACCGATCCCCAGCAGTGGGCGGCGAGTCCTCATTCCAAGTTGGAACTGCTGCTGCTGAAAACCGGCGTGCCGATCGGCATTCTTTTCAACCATCGCCAGCTGCGGTTGATTTACAAACCGGCGGGCGAGAGCAGCGGGCACATCACATTCAGCGTTGCCAACATGGCCGAGGTCTCCGGCCGGCCGATCTTTGCCGCGCTGCAGATGCTCCTTTCCGCCAGTCGACTCTTCTACGGAGAAGAAAAGAAACGGCTGCCGGCGATCCTGGCCGAGAGTCGCAAGTATCAAAATGTCGTCAGTACGCAGCTCGCCGAGCAGGTGCTCGCTGCCTTGTATGAACTCGTTCATGGTCTGCAGGCGGCCGATGCCCAAAGGAACGGCGAACTGCTCAAGGATGTTCTCGCCGCCGATCCCAACCAGGTCTATGCCGGGCTCCTCACGGTGTTGCTGCGGCTGGTGTTCATTCTGTATGCCGAAGATCGCGATTTACTTGCTCGCGATGATGTTTACAACCGCTTTTATTCGCTCACGGGTCTGTTCGCTCGGCTGCGCGAAGATGCGGGGCGCTATCACGATACGATGGAGCAACGCTACGGCGCTTGGGCTCAGCTGCTCGTGCTCTTTCGCCTGGTGTACGACGGCGCGCGGCATGGCAAGTTTCAGCTGCCAGCCCGCGAAGGGTATTTGTTCGATCCCGACCGCTACCCGTTTCTGGAAGGCCGGCCGCTCCACTCAAGGCGCGAAAATTTCGACCGCCTGACGGTGCCGCACGTCAGCGATGGCGTGGTCTATCGCGTGTTGCAGAACCTGCTGATCCTCGACGGCGAGCGACTGAGCTATCGCTCGCTCGACGTGGAGCACATCGGCGGCGTGTACGAAACGATGATGGGCTTCAGCCTGCAAGTCGCTCAGGGACGCAGCATCGCCATCAAACCCACCAAGAGCCACGGCGCGCCAACGACGATCAATCTCGATGAGCTGCTGAAGCAGAAAACTGCTGACCGCGTGAAGTGGCTCAAGGAGCAGACCGATCAGAACTTTACTGGTCAGGCGGCGGACGCCATTAAAGTCGCCCAGACCATCGAAGACCTGCTCGTCGGCCTCGACAAGAAGATCGCCCGTTCTGCGACGGCGAACATTGTTCCTCCCGGCGCGATGGTCCTGCAACCGAGTGACGAACGTCGTAAGAGCGGTTCGCACTACACGCCGCGGTCGCTCACGGAACCGATCGTCCGCACCACGCTCCGGCCGATTTTGGAACGGCTGGGAGTGCGAGAGAGGGCGAGTGGGAGAGAGGGCGACATTGCTTCTTCCTCCCTCGCCTCGGTACTCCGGGGAGAGGGCCGGGGTGAGGGGCAGGCCTCTAGTACCATCGCGGCCAGCGCCTCCGGTCCCACTCCCGACGAAATTCTCGATCTCAAAATCTGCGACCCCGCCATGGGCAGCGGCGCCTTCCTCGTCGAAGCCTGCCGCCAACTGGGCGATCAACTTGTCGAGGCCTGGCATCGGCATCGGTGCGTCCCCGCCTTGCCGCCCGATGAAGACGAGATTCTGCATGCCCGCCGGCTGGTAGCGCAGCGCTGTTTGTACGGCGTCGATAAGAACCCGCTGGCCGTCGATCTGTCAAAGCTCTCCCTCTGGCTCGCGACGCTCGCCAAAGACCATCCCTTCACGTTCCTCGATCATTCGCTCCGCGCGGGAGATTCGCTCGTGGGTCTGACGCGCCGGCAGATCGAGAACTTTACCTGGGATGCGGAAGGGGACGAGGGGCGAGGGATGAGGGGAAAACCAAGACGAAAACAAAGAAGGGCAAATCAGCCAACGAGAATCTGTATCTATTTGCCGATCCGCTCAAGGCGAAGCTCCGGCGGGTGCTCGATCTGCGGCAGAAGTTGCTCGCCGCGCCGGAGAACGAATCGTACCGGCTGATGAAGCAACGGCTGGCGGGGATCGAAGAGGCGATGGAAACGATCCGCCTCACCGGCGACCTGGTGATCGCGGCCTTCTTCAGCAGCGACAAGGACAAGCAGCGCAAAGAAGCCCTCGACACCGCCGGCCGCAAACTTACCCTCTACTTCGGCAGCGACAAGGACAAGATTCCGCCAAAACCGGAGCTCATTCTCGAACTCCAAGCCCTCGCGCGCGAACTCCGCATCGGCACGCACCCGATCGAACCTTTTCACTGGCAGATTGAGTCTCCGGAAGTGTTTGAAAGGG is drawn from Anatilimnocola floriformis and contains these coding sequences:
- a CDS encoding TlpA family protein disulfide reductase — its product is MVRTSFLWSLTGICLLGMTAWADDSDLPAGDSAESVANAIQRELFKNGVGGIDVFEKQQTAFYKKFATDPGRWHLKLLQVRILQQTGEKLGGGGLTSKEILQQINSAKDIPDDLKEDVSALNVQVQARDLVAGKSKLASVTEAFEKHVTHYPDGKHENALLNILVDSAAESEDAERNLVALSESKRSDIAERATAKLKWVRVRQELISKPLELSFQAVDGREVDLAKLRGKVVLVDFWATWCPPCMREMPKVVATYKKLKDKGFEVVGISLDSDKDKLKEVIADKEMSWPNCFEGKGWENSFAQKYGVNAIPEVWLVDKKGMVKIFNREQELAEEVEKLLAQ
- a CDS encoding phospho-sugar mutase, whose translation is MPSFDATAVLAQLDAAATAGKITPAAAANVRIWLTEPRYSDYAEETARHVTEGKWKELDDAFWTIIPFGTGGRRGKMYPIGCNAINDRTIGESAQGLATYVLEQKLPADQLSCGIAYDTRHNSRRFAELCASIMVANGFKVFFLDDYRSTPELSFLVRNKKCACGIMVTASHNPPSDNAVKVYWSSGAQVIPPHDKAIVDRVMNTDVIKKTDFNAAVAEGKVIFCKEEVDEAFYQNVYGQSFFGPRNIKIIYSPLHGVGESAVIPVLKRDNFQDIEIYAPHREQSGDFPNVPGHVSNPENVEVFDAIISRAYTSGADVILATDPDCDRMGCAAPVKIPLSKDMKQTPWATFNGNQLGVLLADYVCEQRKKNGGLTKDHFLVTTLVTTQMIRRLGESYGVKTYNNLHVGFKWIAKQIDEGGPDLFLFGTEESHGFLIGQYVRDKDGAAACMLMAELAAVCKDQKKTIHERLDSLYWQHGYHGERVLNVTMPGSAGMARMQSLMGNFRSNPPTSLAGIKVTQVRDYKNLTTTPTGGKPTKLDAPPADMVILDLEAEGNYVAVRPSGTEPKVKFYMFTYVPAEQLADLDRTKEEMNERMKAYETDLKAFADKA
- the drmD gene encoding DISARM system SNF2-like helicase DrmD, encoding MAVIKPAPGRIARIRQRLYLIEDATRASAQDDSSLVKLSCVDDDAQGQELQVLWEHEVDAEIMTGEAWDAIAQRGFDPPRIFAAYLNTLRWNCVTATNPRLFQSPFRAGIKLDAYQLEPLRKALLLPRVNLFIADDVGLGKTIEAGLIARELLLRKKVRDIVICCPPSMLLQWKDEMANRFGLAFEILDKVYVTRIRRERGYGVNPWETHTRFLVSQRLLIDEGYTNPMRDWLREFRPGSLLILDEAHHAAPSSGQKYAIDSQITKTVRELAPCFEHRLFLSATPHNGHSNSFSALLEILDPQRFLRGTPVQQKMLDDVMVRRLKEDIREIDGGFPERKVVQVTIRDLPADAPELQLSSLLDQYRQLREERLSGETKRKQAAAGLLITGLQQRLLSSIEAFARTLRVHRKTIARQWEEVKSLAAAASAKPEQLELLAEPVSSDDDRANLTELELQDEEDAQIEAATAAGMEPGGNTKLIAKEQQLLDQMTEIADAARHQPDARTRELIAWIRKSMLAGRSWNDLRIILFTEYDDTKRYLHQQLQSALAGTDAVDDRIAIFHGPTPPEERDRIKRAFNAPPAQHPVRILIATDAAREGLNLQAHCWNLFHFDVPWNPARMEQRNGRIDRKLQPNATVFCHYFVYEQRPEDRILQALVRKTETIKKELGSLSQVIDAKLAKSLQHGIRRSTIDELESDISGADLDASTRQTVEHELEAARLPLNEAGERIDPSDARRRQGIRLQIDKLRDIVNESKASIGLDEDHFRSAITSALELLKVPGLTPTKADGNGPPRAVFPAIDQLPGADPTWVETMDSLRKPRERDEKFWDWRRNSPIRPIVFEDTGKLADDVVHLHLEHRVVQRLLGRFTAQGFVHHDLSRACLGQTTDGIPRVILLGRLCLYGPGAARLHEELIPITARWIDPRDRKAPLAPYARDAEQKTIQLLQQSLLPKPDQQVTSKVEGNLQGSATSDIQQLLPHLETRGQELATEARQKLKERGQAEAKAMKQILETQHKHLKKLLAERAKEDDRQLRLRFGEVEEEIRQLKADEKFWEARLPKLEAELDSEPARIQEVYDVKAQRIEPVGLVYLWPVTG
- a CDS encoding type IIL restriction-modification enzyme MmeI, with translation MSNPPEYRAHQEWLGYVQPVGLVVSIPALLNAEAYVQRNVAADHQRFLALLPRDGDGQIVSQIPDFRVFAQEVLGWESSDIVSPPDSLSVPLPAYGETLSPSFSVPDSKAKDETKPWLMLVQSVPADTDLDANGTDPQQWAASPHSKLELLLLKTGVPIGILFNHRQLRLIYKPAGESSGHITFSVANMAEVSGRPIFAALQMLLSASRLFYGEEKKRLPAILAESRKYQNVVSTQLAEQVLAALYELVHGLQAADAQRNGELLKDVLAADPNQVYAGLLTVLLRLVFILYAEDRDLLARDDVYNRFYSLTGLFARLREDAGRYHDTMEQRYGAWAQLLVLFRLVYDGARHGKFQLPAREGYLFDPDRYPFLEGRPLHSRRENFDRLTVPHVSDGVVYRVLQNLLILDGERLSYRSLDVEHIGGVYETMMGFSLQVAQGRSIAIKPTKSHGAPTTINLDELLKQKTADRVKWLKEQTDQNFTGQAADAIKVAQTIEDLLVGLDKKIARSATANIVPPGAMVLQPSDERRKSGSHYTPRSLTEPIVRTTLRPILERLGVRERASGREGDIASSSLASVLRGEGRGEGQASSTIAASASGPTPDEILDLKICDPAMGSGAFLVEACRQLGDQLVEAWHRHRCVPALPPDEDEILHARRLVAQRCLYGVDKNPLAVDLSKLSLWLATLAKDHPFTFLDHSLRAGDSLVGLTRRQIENFTWDAEGDEGRGMRGKPRRKQRRANQPTRICIYLPIRSRRSSGGCSICGRSCSPRRRTNRTG